A genomic region of Noviherbaspirillum sp. L7-7A contains the following coding sequences:
- a CDS encoding FUSC family membrane protein, translating to MHYALTPRTFLYSHYFATGLRAAAGVIGLTLLALAASDLRTAMTVCIGALCTSLMDLPGPLRHKFNEMLASVLLGTVLTLLISLCAPLPWLLFIVVALVSFLASMMLAFGRRGMPLQFAALFSMTLAMQNILTPMQSLAHAGLFMAGGLAYLWYAIGLAWLLRRRIKEQVLAEALYELALYVDIKAGFYDIHTDLDAQLVALIRRQVVLAERQQAARDLILRGRRSASDQVLVQVHYAMLDLYELVLATQTDYALLRRQYADSELLTWMRDLVAKAAHDIESVAYAVTRHRASVQKVSYTPELRALDEAITRLEGQPGVSREGLDLLRSAYSRISGMVGTIAQLHRATTPQADSLELAPAVDMTPFLTQQKYELGVLRDNLRMDSPIFRFSLRVLLAVLAGLIVAGHLPYASHGYWIVLTIAVILKPSYSMTRQRRRDRLVGTLVGCALTLLILHITRSPAVLLACLFIATAAGPAFVTIKYRYTAVAASMQILLQISLLLPESSHVVGERLVDTVLGAIIATVFSFVLPNWEYRSLPRLLRGVLQASSAYLAASRELLQERAENDFVYRLRRKQFMDSLAALSAALLRMQDEPASKRHAVEEIHQFVLKNYLVASQIAAIRLLLRNHAEALPRDAVNSWLEQSCDQACRRLAQARQALDAGTPPDATEPQLTSAQAEDAWSGWQPLQRRTRLLDADVRQIALQAAMIAQALKTA from the coding sequence ATGCACTACGCGCTGACGCCCCGCACTTTCCTCTACAGCCATTATTTCGCCACCGGCCTGCGCGCGGCCGCCGGCGTGATTGGCCTGACGCTGCTGGCGCTTGCCGCCAGCGACCTGCGCACCGCGATGACCGTCTGCATCGGCGCACTCTGCACCAGCCTGATGGACCTGCCCGGCCCGCTGCGCCACAAGTTCAACGAGATGCTGGCCAGCGTGCTGCTGGGCACGGTGCTGACCCTGCTCATCAGCCTGTGCGCGCCCCTGCCCTGGCTCCTGTTCATCGTGGTGGCCCTGGTCAGTTTTCTCGCCAGCATGATGCTCGCCTTCGGCCGCCGCGGCATGCCGCTGCAGTTCGCCGCGCTGTTCTCGATGACGCTGGCGATGCAGAACATCCTCACGCCCATGCAGTCGCTGGCCCATGCCGGGCTGTTCATGGCGGGCGGCCTGGCCTATCTCTGGTATGCAATTGGCCTTGCATGGCTATTGCGCCGTCGCATCAAGGAACAGGTGCTGGCCGAAGCGCTGTACGAGCTGGCGCTGTATGTCGACATCAAGGCCGGCTTCTACGACATCCACACCGACCTGGATGCACAGCTGGTGGCCCTGATCCGGCGCCAGGTGGTGCTGGCCGAGCGCCAGCAGGCTGCGCGCGACCTGATCCTGCGCGGCCGGCGCAGCGCTTCCGACCAGGTGCTGGTGCAGGTTCATTACGCCATGCTGGACCTGTATGAACTGGTGCTTGCAACCCAGACCGACTATGCGCTGCTGCGGCGCCAGTATGCCGACAGCGAGCTGCTGACCTGGATGCGCGACCTGGTCGCCAAGGCCGCGCACGACATCGAATCGGTCGCCTATGCGGTGACCCGCCACCGCGCCTCGGTGCAGAAGGTCAGCTACACGCCGGAACTGCGGGCGCTGGACGAGGCGATCACGCGCCTGGAAGGCCAGCCGGGCGTAAGCAGGGAAGGCCTGGATCTGCTGCGCTCGGCCTACAGCCGCATCAGCGGCATGGTTGGCACGATCGCCCAGCTGCATCGCGCCACCACGCCGCAGGCCGACAGCCTGGAACTGGCGCCAGCGGTCGACATGACGCCGTTCCTGACCCAGCAGAAATACGAGCTGGGCGTGCTGCGCGACAACCTGCGCATGGACTCGCCCATTTTCCGCTTCTCGCTGCGGGTGCTGCTGGCGGTGCTGGCGGGGCTGATCGTGGCCGGGCACCTGCCCTACGCCTCGCATGGCTACTGGATCGTGCTGACCATCGCGGTGATCCTGAAACCCAGCTACAGCATGACCCGCCAGCGCCGCCGCGACCGCCTGGTCGGCACGCTGGTCGGCTGCGCACTGACCCTGCTGATCCTGCACATCACGCGTTCGCCCGCGGTACTGCTGGCCTGCCTGTTCATCGCCACCGCGGCCGGCCCGGCCTTCGTGACCATCAAGTACCGCTACACGGCCGTGGCCGCGAGCATGCAGATCCTGCTGCAGATCAGCCTGCTCCTGCCCGAAAGCAGCCATGTGGTGGGCGAGCGCCTGGTCGACACGGTCCTGGGCGCCATCATCGCCACCGTCTTCAGCTTTGTGTTGCCCAACTGGGAATACCGCTCGCTGCCGCGCCTGCTGCGCGGCGTGCTGCAGGCCAGCAGCGCCTACCTTGCCGCCAGCCGCGAACTGCTGCAGGAGCGCGCCGAAAACGATTTCGTCTATCGCTTGAGGAGAAAGCAGTTCATGGACAGCCTGGCCGCGCTGTCGGCGGCGCTGCTGCGCATGCAGGACGAGCCGGCCAGCAAGCGCCACGCCGTGGAGGAGATTCACCAGTTCGTATTGAAGAACTATCTGGTGGCTTCGCAGATTGCCGCGATCCGGCTGCTGCTGCGCAACCATGCCGAAGCGCTGCCACGCGATGCCGTCAACAGCTGGCTGGAACAGTCTTGCGACCAGGCCTGCCGCAGGCTCGCGCAGGCCAGGCAGGCACTGGACGCCGGAACGCCTCCCGATGCGACGGAACCTCAGTTGACCTCGGCCCAAGCCGAGGATGCCTGGTCCGGCTGGCAACCCCTGCAGCGCCGTACCCGGCTGCTCGATGCCGACGTGCGCCAGATTGCGCTACAGGCGGCCATGATTGCGCAGGCGCTGAAAACGGCCTGA
- a CDS encoding SDR family oxidoreductase, with translation MKTQLKPLADQVIVITGASSGIGLTTARMAAERGARLVLVARNGEALETIAGDLRALGAEVIHVVADVGKEDEVRAAARTAIEHFGGFDTWVNNAGVSIFGRNEEVSREDQRRLFDTNFWGVVHGSLVAVEHLKTKGGALINLGSELSDTAVPLQGMYSASKHAVKGFTDSLRIELMEESAPVSVTLIKPAAIDTMFVPHAKNYMDVEPKLPPPIYAPDLVANAILEAAQTPHRDIYVGAASKLTSSTAHHAPAVLDALMKRLMFKQQRSETPAGDRDDNSLYSPAPGSDGRERQGHKGIVFETAPYTSATLHPKTTAVALGAGLALLALWQSRSRPRRGLGLAR, from the coding sequence ATGAAAACGCAACTCAAACCATTGGCCGACCAAGTCATCGTCATCACCGGCGCCTCCAGCGGCATCGGTCTCACCACGGCCCGCATGGCGGCCGAGCGCGGCGCCCGGCTGGTGCTGGTGGCGCGCAATGGCGAGGCCCTGGAAACCATTGCCGGCGACCTGCGGGCGCTGGGCGCGGAGGTGATCCACGTCGTGGCCGATGTCGGCAAGGAAGACGAAGTGCGGGCGGCGGCGCGCACCGCAATCGAGCACTTCGGCGGCTTCGACACCTGGGTGAACAATGCCGGCGTGTCCATCTTCGGCCGTAACGAGGAAGTATCGCGGGAAGACCAGCGCCGCCTGTTCGACACCAATTTCTGGGGCGTGGTGCATGGCTCGCTGGTGGCGGTGGAGCACCTCAAAACGAAGGGCGGCGCGCTGATCAACCTGGGCAGCGAACTGTCGGATACCGCGGTGCCGCTGCAGGGCATGTATTCGGCGTCCAAGCACGCGGTCAAGGGATTTACCGACTCGCTGCGCATCGAGCTGATGGAGGAAAGCGCTCCGGTATCGGTGACGCTGATCAAGCCGGCGGCGATCGACACCATGTTCGTGCCGCATGCCAAGAATTACATGGATGTCGAGCCCAAGCTGCCGCCGCCGATCTACGCGCCCGACCTGGTGGCGAATGCGATCCTGGAAGCGGCGCAGACGCCGCATCGGGATATCTATGTCGGCGCGGCATCCAAGCTGACATCCTCCACCGCGCACCATGCGCCGGCGGTGCTGGATGCGCTGATGAAGCGGCTGATGTTCAAGCAGCAGCGCTCGGAAACGCCGGCCGGCGACCGCGACGACAACAGCCTCTATTCGCCGGCGCCCGGCAGCGACGGCCGCGAGCGGCAGGGCCACAAGGGCATCGTGTTCGAGACCGCGCCTTATACCAGCGCCACGCTGCATCCGAAGACGACAGCCGTGGCGCTTGGCGCGGGGCTTGCCTTGCTGGCCCTGTGGCAAAGCCGCTCGCGGCCGCGCCGCGGCCTTGGCCTGGCGCGCTGA
- a CDS encoding ATP-binding protein, with amino-acid sequence MLFGRLAAGSLARRFAFSSAALAAAALLLTLLASWALVAQQHARGLAALHAKEMDFHATSARGSLRGIAVRLEELSQSAILANALVDSAGRETYLKPYLNGARQVNGVPVQLMLSDFEGELIAQSAGARFTANELAWLRRQLAAGQDAATTRNGADGPELLAVHLLRYSRTRTPEGALLYKLRLADVERDAGLAIVPGPPQGMAAADLRRIELPPLMNGLGLHLVRDSAPPADYGALLPHYAVILVVVLALTTAVLLLGSRLALALTRDLRRLEQFSSSVVRDGFGMGRVEVRGSREVASLAVSINHMLDRLHEQHAQLRNENEKFHQLADTIPQLAWIADAHGRVEWYNDRWYAYTGLSGEAAARDGWRQVADAAELPAIDSQWQAGIERGEPFSLTFSMRGADGRLRRFFTQLAPLRDAGGRLVQWFGTNTDLSPLEQAQQAMRRSEERLRESLLAANMAAWRWDLDSGVTRFSENAASVFGPVWEQARHDGGEIDSWRFLPAADQARLRAIAEDALSRGDSYRCEIELPDTAPAACRWIEVRGKADSDAPRSSSGIALDVSERKRAELALRLADQRKDEFLAMLAHELRNPLAPISSAVKIMELLAPDAPPQVQKAREVIDRQARHLARLVDDLMDVSRISTGKIVLRDEQVDPVAMVQRAIEMNRPLLEARGHQLITHGLSEHTLPMLRGDSTRLTQVIGNLVNNAAKYTEAGGRITVSLEREGGWLVVRVADNGMGMSPQILPHVFNLFLQAERSLDRSLGGLGIGLSVVKRLTELHGGTVEAHSAGERLGSEFVVRLPADGAAAPPVPPDALPSVPTLARRILVVDDNRDAVDALAMMLRLNGSDVEVAYDGPSGLATAQSFRPDAIVLDIGLPGMDGYEVARRLRARPETADKLIVAVTGYGQKEDRERAHAAGFDHHLVKPIESETLIRLLAAPRGMAAASKA; translated from the coding sequence ATGCTGTTTGGCCGCCTCGCCGCCGGCAGCCTGGCACGGCGCTTTGCGTTTTCATCCGCCGCGCTGGCCGCCGCCGCCTTGCTCCTGACGCTGCTGGCTTCCTGGGCGCTGGTGGCCCAGCAGCATGCCAGGGGCCTGGCGGCGCTGCATGCGAAGGAAATGGACTTCCATGCCACCAGCGCGCGCGGCTCGCTGCGCGGCATTGCGGTGCGGCTGGAAGAGCTGTCGCAAAGCGCCATCCTGGCCAATGCGCTGGTCGACAGCGCCGGCCGCGAGACCTATCTCAAGCCTTATCTGAACGGCGCGCGGCAGGTCAATGGCGTGCCGGTGCAGCTGATGCTCAGCGACTTCGAGGGCGAGCTGATCGCGCAAAGCGCCGGCGCGCGTTTTACCGCGAATGAACTGGCCTGGTTGCGGCGCCAGCTGGCGGCCGGGCAGGATGCCGCCACGACCCGGAACGGCGCGGACGGGCCGGAACTGCTGGCGGTGCATCTGCTGCGCTATTCACGCACCCGCACGCCCGAAGGCGCGCTGCTCTACAAGCTGCGCCTCGCCGACGTCGAGCGCGATGCCGGTCTGGCGATCGTGCCCGGACCGCCGCAGGGAATGGCCGCGGCCGACCTGCGCCGCATCGAACTGCCGCCCCTGATGAACGGCCTCGGCCTCCACCTGGTGCGCGACAGCGCGCCGCCAGCGGACTATGGCGCGCTTCTGCCGCATTACGCCGTGATCCTGGTGGTGGTGCTGGCGCTGACGACGGCGGTATTGCTGCTGGGCTCGCGCCTGGCGCTGGCGCTGACCCGCGACCTGCGGCGGCTGGAGCAGTTTTCCAGCAGCGTCGTGCGCGACGGCTTCGGCATGGGCCGCGTCGAAGTGCGCGGCAGCCGCGAGGTGGCCAGCCTGGCGGTATCGATCAACCACATGCTCGACCGGCTGCATGAGCAGCATGCCCAGCTGCGCAACGAGAACGAGAAATTCCATCAGCTGGCTGACACGATACCCCAGCTTGCATGGATCGCCGACGCACACGGCCGGGTCGAGTGGTACAACGACCGCTGGTATGCCTATACCGGGCTGAGCGGGGAGGCGGCCGCGCGCGATGGCTGGCGCCAGGTCGCCGACGCGGCGGAACTGCCGGCCATCGACAGCCAGTGGCAGGCCGGCATCGAACGCGGCGAGCCATTTTCCCTGACCTTTTCGATGCGCGGCGCGGACGGCCGCCTGCGGCGCTTCTTCACCCAGCTCGCGCCGCTGCGCGATGCCGGCGGCAGGCTGGTGCAATGGTTCGGCACCAATACCGACCTGTCGCCGCTGGAACAGGCCCAGCAGGCCATGCGCCGGAGCGAGGAACGGCTGCGGGAAAGCCTGCTGGCGGCCAACATGGCCGCCTGGCGCTGGGACCTCGACAGCGGCGTCACCCGGTTCTCTGAAAACGCGGCATCGGTATTCGGCCCGGTCTGGGAACAGGCCAGGCACGATGGCGGCGAGATCGACAGCTGGCGTTTCCTGCCGGCGGCCGACCAGGCACGGTTGCGGGCAATCGCGGAGGACGCGCTGTCGCGCGGCGATTCCTACCGTTGCGAGATCGAGCTGCCGGACACTGCCCCCGCCGCGTGCCGCTGGATCGAGGTGCGCGGCAAGGCCGACAGCGATGCGCCGCGCAGCAGCAGCGGCATTGCGCTCGATGTCAGCGAGCGCAAGCGGGCCGAGCTTGCGCTGCGCCTGGCGGACCAGCGCAAGGATGAATTCCTCGCGATGCTGGCGCATGAATTGCGCAATCCGCTGGCGCCGATCAGCAGCGCGGTCAAGATCATGGAACTGCTGGCGCCGGACGCGCCGCCGCAGGTGCAGAAGGCGCGTGAAGTCATCGACCGCCAGGCGCGCCACCTGGCGCGGCTGGTGGACGACCTGATGGATGTGTCGCGCATTTCCACCGGCAAGATCGTGCTGCGCGACGAGCAGGTCGACCCGGTGGCCATGGTCCAGCGCGCCATCGAAATGAACCGGCCGCTGCTGGAAGCGCGCGGCCACCAGCTCATCACCCATGGCCTGTCGGAGCATACGCTGCCCATGCTGCGCGGCGACTCCACCCGGCTCACGCAAGTGATCGGCAACCTGGTCAACAATGCCGCCAAGTATACAGAGGCCGGCGGCCGCATCACCGTCAGCCTGGAACGGGAAGGTGGCTGGCTGGTGGTCCGGGTGGCCGACAATGGCATGGGCATGTCGCCGCAGATCCTGCCGCATGTGTTCAATCTCTTTTTGCAGGCAGAGCGTTCGCTGGACCGCTCGCTGGGTGGACTGGGCATCGGGCTGTCGGTCGTCAAGCGCCTGACCGAGCTGCATGGCGGCACGGTCGAGGCGCACAGCGCCGGCGAGCGGCTCGGCAGCGAATTCGTGGTCCGCCTTCCGGCGGATGGCGCCGCAGCGCCGCCGGTACCTCCTGACGCGCTGCCCAGCGTGCCGACGCTGGCCCGACGCATCCTGGTGGTGGACGATAATCGCGACGCCGTCGATGCGCTGGCCATGATGCTGCGCCTGAACGGCAGCGATGTCGAAGTCGCCTACGACGGTCCGTCCGGCCTGGCGACCGCGCAATCATTCCGCCCTGACGCGATCGTGCTCGACATCGGACTGCCCGGCATGGACGGCTATGAAGTCGCGCGCCGCCTGCGCGCGCGGCCGGAGACAGCCGACAAGCTGATCGTGGCCGTCACCGGCTATGGCCAGAAGGAAGACCGCGAACGGGCCCATGCGGCGGGCTTCGACCACCATCTCGTCAAGCCGATCGAATCGGAAACCCTGATCCGGCTGCTGGCCGCGCCGCGTGGCATGGCGGCGGCTTCGAAGGCCTGA
- a CDS encoding methyl-accepting chemotaxis protein: MLKNITIKSRLIFVLAFLCLQLVVGGVIGIVSLKFANDDMETLYHDRLVAISELNSVAGLMNRNQILLARAMTADSAKVGSLMSELETNRKQADALWTAYAKAPKQPEEQRLAGQFAAARKAYLDDGLVPAVQAVRGDDTGHAIELLHGPVSTLLVPMQAAIDALISQQSDGAKADFERSQNVYVWVRNTCSAAVLFGMLLAVFIGVRLVRAITGPLDEAVRIASAVASGDLTQNIPVRANDETGKLMQALKWMNDSLVDIVGRVRTGTDTIVSASGQIASGNLDLSSRTEQQASSLEETASAMDELNSTVRQNEDNARQANQLALAASDVAVRGGAVVSDVVQTMGAINAASHRIADIISVIDGIAFQTNILALNAAVEAARAGEHGRGFAVVASEVRSLAQKSASAAREIKALITDSVSQVEGGTKLAQQAGATMEEVVASVRRVTDMMGEISSASAEQSAGIGQVNDAITQMDQVTQQNAALVEEAAAAAGALQEQAQHLLTAVQVFRLHGGQAVASPVVPATAAPARQAMPARASRTEPRLPAPASTPAAGGDWEEF; this comes from the coding sequence ATGCTCAAGAACATCACCATCAAGAGTCGCCTGATCTTTGTCCTCGCCTTTCTCTGCCTGCAACTCGTCGTCGGCGGGGTGATCGGCATCGTCAGCCTGAAGTTCGCCAATGACGACATGGAGACGCTGTACCACGACCGCCTGGTCGCCATCAGCGAACTCAATAGCGTGGCGGGCCTGATGAACCGCAACCAGATCCTGCTGGCGCGGGCCATGACGGCCGACTCGGCCAAGGTCGGCAGCCTGATGTCCGAACTGGAAACCAACCGCAAGCAGGCGGATGCTCTGTGGACAGCCTATGCCAAGGCGCCGAAGCAGCCGGAGGAGCAGAGGCTGGCCGGCCAGTTCGCCGCGGCGCGCAAGGCCTATCTCGACGACGGCCTGGTGCCGGCGGTGCAGGCGGTGCGCGGCGATGACACCGGTCATGCGATCGAGCTGCTGCATGGCCCGGTGTCGACGCTGCTGGTGCCGATGCAGGCAGCGATCGATGCGCTGATCAGTCAGCAGTCGGACGGCGCGAAGGCCGATTTCGAGCGCAGCCAGAATGTCTATGTCTGGGTGCGCAATACCTGCTCGGCGGCGGTGCTGTTCGGCATGCTGCTGGCCGTCTTCATCGGGGTGCGCCTGGTGCGCGCCATCACCGGTCCGCTCGATGAAGCAGTGCGCATCGCCAGCGCAGTGGCTTCCGGCGACCTGACCCAGAACATCCCGGTGCGCGCCAATGACGAGACCGGCAAGCTGATGCAAGCCCTGAAGTGGATGAATGACAGCCTGGTCGATATCGTTGGCCGGGTGCGCACCGGCACCGACACCATCGTGTCGGCATCGGGCCAGATCGCGTCCGGCAACCTCGACCTGTCCTCGCGCACCGAGCAGCAGGCGTCGTCGCTGGAGGAAACCGCGTCGGCGATGGACGAGCTCAATTCCACCGTGCGCCAGAACGAGGACAATGCGCGCCAGGCCAACCAGCTGGCGCTGGCCGCATCCGATGTCGCCGTCCGGGGTGGCGCCGTGGTGTCGGATGTGGTGCAGACCATGGGCGCCATCAATGCCGCCTCGCACCGCATCGCCGACATCATCAGCGTCATCGACGGCATTGCCTTCCAGACCAACATCCTGGCGCTCAACGCCGCGGTGGAGGCAGCCCGCGCCGGCGAGCACGGCCGCGGCTTTGCCGTGGTCGCAAGCGAGGTGCGCAGCCTGGCGCAGAAGAGCGCCTCGGCCGCGCGCGAGATCAAGGCCCTGATTACCGATTCTGTCAGCCAGGTCGAGGGCGGCACGAAGCTGGCCCAACAGGCCGGCGCCACCATGGAGGAAGTGGTGGCCAGCGTGCGCCGCGTCACCGACATGATGGGCGAGATCAGTTCCGCCAGCGCCGAGCAGAGCGCCGGCATCGGCCAGGTCAACGACGCCATTACCCAGATGGACCAGGTGACCCAGCAGAATGCCGCACTGGTCGAAGAGGCGGCCGCGGCTGCCGGCGCGCTGCAGGAACAGGCGCAGCATCTGCTGACGGCGGTGCAGGTGTTCCGCCTGCATGGCGGCCAGGCTGTGGCGTCGCCGGTTGTTCCCGCCACCGCTGCGCCTGCCCGCCAGGCCATGCCCGCCCGGGCGTCACGCACCGAGCCCCGCCTGCCGGCGCCAGCGAGTACCCCGGCTGCCGGCGGAGACTGGGAAGAGTTCTGA
- a CDS encoding amidohydrolase family protein: MLDLLIRNCTLADGRNRQDIGIRDGRIVALEANLQADAGQTMDAAGQLVTAPFVDAHFHMDSTLSYGLPRVNQSGTLLEGIALWGELKPALAQEALVERALAYCDWAVARGLLAIRSHVDICDDRLLAVEALLHVKEKVRPYLDLQLVAFPQDGLLRSPNAMRNLVRALDMGVDVVGGIPHFERTMADGAESVRLLCELACERGLMVDMHCDETDDPLSRHIETLAYHAQRLGMQGRVTGSHLTSMHSMDNYYVSKLLPLMREAGVAAIANPLINITLQGRHDSYPKRRGMTRVPELLAAGVPVAFGHDCVMDPWYGLGSGDMLEVAHMGLHVAQMTGQEAMKQCFAAVTSTPAAILGLEAYGLAPGCRADLVLLQARDPVEAIRLRATRLAVLRGGKLIASSPPAVARLDLSGRPKTTSFQIRL; encoded by the coding sequence ATGCTGGATCTGCTGATCAGGAATTGCACCCTGGCCGACGGCCGCAACCGGCAGGACATCGGCATACGCGACGGCCGCATCGTGGCGCTGGAAGCCAACCTGCAGGCCGATGCCGGGCAGACCATGGACGCGGCCGGGCAACTGGTGACGGCGCCTTTCGTCGATGCGCACTTCCATATGGATTCCACCCTGTCCTATGGCCTGCCGCGGGTGAACCAGTCCGGCACGCTGCTGGAGGGCATTGCGCTGTGGGGCGAGTTGAAGCCCGCGCTGGCGCAGGAGGCGCTGGTGGAGCGGGCGCTGGCCTATTGCGACTGGGCGGTGGCCAGGGGATTGCTCGCCATACGCAGCCATGTCGACATCTGCGACGACCGGCTGCTGGCGGTGGAAGCCCTGCTGCACGTGAAGGAAAAAGTGCGGCCCTATCTCGACCTGCAGCTGGTGGCCTTCCCGCAGGACGGCCTGCTGCGCTCGCCGAATGCCATGCGCAACCTGGTGCGTGCGCTGGACATGGGCGTGGATGTGGTCGGCGGCATACCGCATTTCGAGCGCACCATGGCCGACGGCGCGGAATCGGTGCGACTGCTATGCGAGCTGGCCTGCGAGCGTGGCCTGATGGTCGACATGCATTGCGACGAAACCGACGACCCGCTGTCGCGCCATATCGAGACCCTGGCCTACCATGCGCAGCGGCTGGGCATGCAGGGCAGGGTGACCGGTTCGCACCTGACCTCGATGCATTCGATGGACAACTACTACGTCTCCAAGCTGCTGCCGCTGATGCGGGAAGCCGGCGTGGCCGCCATCGCCAACCCGCTGATCAACATCACCCTGCAGGGCCGCCATGACAGCTATCCCAAGCGGCGCGGCATGACCCGGGTGCCGGAACTGCTGGCGGCCGGGGTGCCGGTGGCCTTTGGCCATGACTGCGTGATGGACCCGTGGTATGGCCTGGGCAGCGGCGACATGCTGGAAGTGGCGCACATGGGCCTGCATGTGGCACAGATGACCGGGCAGGAAGCGATGAAGCAATGCTTTGCGGCCGTCACATCAACCCCTGCCGCGATCCTCGGCCTGGAAGCCTACGGCCTGGCGCCGGGCTGCCGCGCCGACCTGGTGCTGCTGCAGGCGCGCGACCCGGTAGAGGCGATCCGGCTGCGGGCGACGCGGCTGGCGGTGCTGCGTGGCGGCAAGCTCATTGCCAGTAGCCCTCCGGCCGTGGCGCGGCTGGACTTGTCAGGAAGGCCGAAGACCACCAGCTTCCAAATTCGCCTCTAG
- a CDS encoding ABC transporter substrate-binding protein, which translates to MCVSFLAMLTRMLRAVFSLTFLLAMPAHGAGGPVLVGLDAEFGLDNSISAQAIELGMRAAITEINAAGGVLGGRKLELVTRDHRSIPARGIRNIRELAATPDLVAVFGGRFSPVLIEQLPTLAEARLPFMAVWSSADAIIDNGTDPNYMFRVSLRDSLAMPHMLKSAERRGYTRIGLLLTNTSWGRSNETAAMLHAGAGKARARIVGTAWYNWRDSTLLPGYQRLRDAGAQAIVLVANDDEAAILVREIAALPAAQRLPIFSHWGVTGSDFVGQAGPALQQVDFTVIQTFSFFQADPKVLEGFMKTLAAISPIRRIDDIRAPVGVAHAYDAMHLLARAITKAGSTERPAVRDALERLGSYRGLVRLYQPPFTKDRHEALGPEQLLMARFRADGALVPAGN; encoded by the coding sequence ATGTGTGTTTCTTTCTTGGCAATGCTGACGCGCATGCTGCGCGCTGTTTTCTCCTTGACCTTCCTGCTTGCCATGCCAGCGCACGGCGCCGGCGGACCGGTGCTGGTGGGCTTGGATGCCGAATTCGGCCTGGACAACAGCATCTCGGCCCAGGCAATCGAACTCGGCATGCGCGCGGCCATTACCGAGATCAATGCCGCCGGCGGCGTTCTGGGCGGACGCAAGCTTGAACTGGTCACCCGCGACCATCGCTCGATTCCCGCCCGCGGCATACGCAATATCCGTGAACTGGCCGCGACGCCCGACCTGGTTGCCGTGTTTGGCGGCCGCTTCAGTCCGGTGCTGATCGAGCAACTGCCGACACTGGCGGAGGCGCGGCTTCCCTTCATGGCGGTCTGGTCTTCCGCCGACGCGATCATCGATAACGGCACCGATCCCAACTACATGTTCCGGGTGTCGCTGCGCGACAGCCTGGCCATGCCCCACATGCTCAAGAGCGCGGAGCGGCGCGGCTACACCCGCATAGGCCTTCTGCTGACCAATACCTCCTGGGGCCGCAGCAATGAAACCGCGGCAATGCTGCATGCAGGCGCCGGCAAGGCACGGGCCCGCATCGTCGGAACCGCCTGGTACAACTGGCGCGACAGCACGCTCCTGCCCGGCTACCAGCGCTTGCGGGACGCCGGCGCCCAGGCCATCGTGCTGGTGGCCAATGATGACGAGGCGGCCATCCTGGTCAGGGAAATCGCTGCGCTGCCGGCGGCGCAGCGCCTGCCCATCTTCAGCCACTGGGGCGTGACCGGCAGTGACTTCGTTGGCCAGGCGGGACCCGCGCTGCAGCAGGTCGACTTCACCGTGATCCAGACATTCAGCTTTTTCCAGGCCGACCCGAAGGTGCTGGAAGGATTCATGAAAACGCTGGCCGCCATCTCGCCGATACGGCGCATCGACGACATCCGCGCGCCGGTGGGCGTGGCCCATGCCTACGATGCGATGCACCTGCTGGCGCGCGCCATCACGAAGGCCGGCAGCACCGAACGGCCGGCGGTGCGCGATGCGCTGGAACGGCTGGGCAGCTACCGTGGCCTGGTTCGGCTTTATCAGCCGCCTTTCACCAAAGACCGGCACGAGGCCCTGGGCCCGGAACAGCTGCTGATGGCCCGCTTCCGGGCTGACGGCGCGCTGGTTCCGGCCGGGAACTAG